The following proteins are co-located in the Nerophis ophidion isolate RoL-2023_Sa linkage group LG04, RoL_Noph_v1.0, whole genome shotgun sequence genome:
- the LOC133550635 gene encoding uncharacterized protein LOC133550635, which translates to MKRKSFWEQTKEEILCVKRLKRIINLNSCCDPSVLKTPRHKPVTVGAQPSKDRGRMTAPKPLEALGRVLAEVSAATQQQMEATMQQMQVLQALVSQSRGKEKGKGTAMQRMAEGKDPQVFLDVFETTATACGWPDTEWGVKLLPLLAGKAQRAALSLPVHARVHFPNLRRAILDRIGSHPEDHRRRFRAMRLGPEDRPFVLAQQLRDAAVRWLEPQEADSKMLERILLEQFVEAITAQTAAWVRYHRPQDLMAAVALAEDHLAVYREGSAKTAERPTPAPRAADRSRAAPRAAERPIPAPRRRSWQTQEAASPDKDMRTHTHTRTHNIILQHY; encoded by the coding sequence atgaaaagaaaatccttttgggaacaaacaaaagaagaaatattgtgtgtaaaaagattaaaaagaattatcaacttgaactcctgctgtgatccttcggtcctgaagaccccacgacacaaacctgtcacaGTTGGCGCCCAACCAAGCAAGGACCGAGGAAGGATGACGGCCCCCAAACCCCTGGAGGCACTGGGAAGAGTGCTGGCGGAGGTGTCAGCAGCCACCCAGCAGCAGATGGAGGCAACCATGCAACAGATGCAAGTACTGCAAGCACTGGTGAGCCAGTCCAGAGGAAAGGAGAAGGGGAAGGGGACCGCCATGCAGAGGATGGCGGAGGGAAAGGACCCGCAAGTATTCCTCGACGTATTTGAGACCACAGCGACAGCATGCGGCTGGCCGGACACCGAGTGGGGTGTcaagctgctgccgctcctggcggggaaggcgcagcgggcggcgcttAGTCTCCCAGTGCACGCTCGGGTGCATTTCCCCAACCTACGGCGGGCAATATTAGACCGCATCGGCAGCCACCCGGAGGACCACCGACGCCGGTTCCGTGCCATGCGACTGGGGCCCGAGGACCGACCATTCGTGCTGGCGCAGCAGCTTCGGGATGCGGCCGTCCGGTGGCTGGAACCCCAGGAAGCCGATAGCAAGATGCTGGAGCGGATCCTCCTGGAGCAGTTTGTGGAGGCCATCACAGCCCAGACGGCCGCTTGGGTGCGGTACCATCGCCCGCAGGACCTGATGGCCGCGGTGGCCCTGGCCGAGGATCATCTGGCGGTATACCGGGAAGGAAGCGCCAAGACTGCCGAAAGACCCACACCAGCGCCACGGGCAGCCGACAGATCCAGAGCAGCACCACGAGCGGCCGAGCGGCCCATCCCAGCACCCCGGAGACGGAGCTGGCAGACGCAGGAGGCCGCCAGCCCGGACAAGgacatgcgcacacacactcacacacgcacacacaacatcATACTCCAGCACTATTGA